ATTCTATTGTGGAGTAGCATCTGCATTAGAGTGTCAATCTCATTCACGCTCTACTTCACTTCTCACGTTGAATATAGTTCAACAAATTGATTCCCCTGTACACCCATGGAATATATAAATGGTGAACAGCCCACGTATACATAGTGTCCGactagtacattttcacccTTCACACCACCAGTTCGCGTAAATTGCTTGATCTTGTGAGATTTTATGATTACCTTTATCTTCTTTCATGTAGAACTTGACAATTGGCATCCTCGCATCAATGATTTGCAGAAAGTTGGCCCCAAATTGTCAAAATGCTCCTGTAGTTGATGGCCACATGTTATGGTTTAAAATGGCTTCTGTTTTATGTTTCTGAATTTGGTCCTTGTGTTGCAAATGTTTGTTTTGGTTAATCATCTAATTCATCCATGCTCTGATGTCAATGAAATAACCAAACTACATGTCAGGAACTAGAAATCAACCATCTTATGTCTCACTTAATAGTAGATACATGATTTGTGGGCATGGGGCAATTGCTgattaatttatcatatatacTTTTGATTACTATATTCTTGTTACCCCTTGTCTACAACTAGGACAATTATTATGTTCATAGTTTTCTGGACTTGttaagatgatttttttttgcttattTGTATAACTGAATTGTTAAACAGCATGCTATAATTATCTTCTGTACTTTGGAGCAGTGAATGCGCAATGACACCATCTGCACATGAAACTACTAGGGAATTTTCCATGCAAAGCAttctaaaataaataaacaattatATTTGCATTGCCCGTTAGGTGAATTGATTGAAGTAGTTTGTTGGGACTTTGGTATTCGTTTGTTTAGCATAAACACAATTTTCTACTTTTCTCATGAGTTTCAGTCGATGAGGGCTTGCtattttcttcaagtatcttaaACAGAAGTTCTGTAATTATATGTGTATTAAATTCCTTTTGATTTTTCATGTTAAGTAATATTGCTAGCACATCTTTTTAATCAGTATAAGAAACTGATCTTTCAATGATTGGTATAAAACGTGTCTTCCTACCATTGACGTTTATGCTTTGTCCATTTATTTTCTATTCAGGATAACTATGGCCCAGTTTACCAGTGCTTATAGTTTGAAGTTAGGTTCATaccaaaacagagtgaactaaTATTTTCATCTTCGAATTGTGACTTCGGAGGGGAAATCTTGTTCATGGCAACGGCATAATTTTCCATTTTTGCCACCTGTTATTTTGAGCTGAGACATTATGTATAGCAAAGAAACCTGCAAGAGACCACATCAGCTTGAGAAACTTGAGATTGGCAGGAGAGGAGAAGAAGATAAAGCATCTCATAACCCTGAACTAGAAGAAGGTGAGTTCAGGAAGGATGAACCAAGTGTTGTAAAGTTGCGTTCATCTGCTCCAATTTCACCTGAAAGAGGTTCCTATCAAGGAGGAATTGCAAATACTGTTATGCCGTCTAAGTATAGTTCAATAAGGGATCAATCTGTTAATGTGAGGCAATCAAGTTCTCATAGAATGTACTCTAAGATACACCGTCAGAGTTATTCTCCATCTTCCTATATTGGATCAAAAGAAAGGCATGAGCAAAGGGTGCGAAACTGTTTTAGCTACCATGATTATCACCATGTCCTGAAAAAGATTGAGGAAGTTTGTTCGGAAAGGCTCGGTAAACTATTGTCACATCAGAATAAAGATCGCATGGAATTCAATATTACACTAAAGAAACTGGGATTCAAATTCTTCCAAGAACATGCTTGTTCCTATAGAGTTCATTATGAGCGTGTCATACCAACAGCAAGATATCACAGGATGAAGCTACCGAAGCTAGCTTTCTGCATTTTGCGTAAGGTTTTTCATAGATATATGCAGTCCCAGATTATAAAATTTGTTAAGCTACAAATAAAGGATagaaacaaagagaagagaatAAAAGAGCGATGGATATATGAGGCTACAGCTGGCTACCTTAAGAAATGTTTTGCTGAAACTTCCTTGGCATATTCTGGATTTGAGGTGGAGAAATTAAATTGTCATGTGCATGCTTATTCTGAAGGTGAACAACAGCTCAATTATTTGGACATGCAACATCTGACTATTGGAATTGAAGAAATTGCTTCCAGTAGAGAACTTGAAGGAAGCCATACAAATAAGGAGAGTGATATGTTTCAGCCAGAGCCAGTTATAGAAAACTTACAATCACCACTAGAAACAAATGGAGGTGCAGAGCATTGTTTATCTGTTGATGCACTAGAAGAAATTGCTATTGTAGGCATGTCTTCTCAGTCCAACTATGCACCTACCATGGAGAGTGAAAAAGTTGGGACACAAGTCACCCTCTCGTCGCCACCACAAAACAAGGGGGAAATTATGGAGAGATCATGTTCTCAGTTTGCCACTGATGAACCATTGGTACTTGATAAGGCAACATCAGCTGATTCAGAAAATGCAACTCTAGTCTTTGGAGAGAACCGAAGCTGTACAAGTCCTGCTGTTCATGCACTTGAAGGCTCTTGTTCTAGGTCCAAGAGAAAATTTCCTCACGGGTCTGACTCTAATAATCATGAATCAACATTGTGTCTTCAGGTATTTTAACTCATAATCTTTTTTATTACTGTATTGACTATCAACATTAAGTGTTGAGTTGGTTTGTGGGCTAGAGGAAATCACCATGAAGATTAAAATCAGTGGGCAAaaacttttccttttgttttgcaTGCAAACATTTTGTTTTGCTTATATCTTGGTTTAGAGGTCATGTGTTGAACTGTTGATTATAGTTTGATTGACGAGTCATGCTTACGAAGATGAATCGTCAGATAACACCTCAATGTTACTTTGATCTCGCCCCAAATGGTATTGCAGTGAAGGCACAAATTATTACTAGTGTCTGACCATTCAGTCATTATTGCAAATGAACACCAATGCAAGATCATAATTTCTAACATCATTTGACATAATTTCTCTGCAGGAATCTCAAGTGGAAAGGCTGCCTTCAGTTACTGCGAATCCAATGCAAGAAGCTGATATTGCAGGTAGCAAGGAAGTATCTAGTGGTGACACCTCTTCCTTTGGCCAAGTCACTGAACAGCGAAGCACCATTGCAGCTTCATCAACATTAGTTCAACCTTCAACACAACCACAACTTTATGATCCAACTTCTCAAAGTGCTGCCCAGCTGTATCAACCATCTGGTGTGAATACTTTTTCAGTATGCACTGGGTTAGACAGCCATGGGGCATTAAATTCTCAGATACAATCAGCTAACCAGATGACGCCAAGCTCCATGGTTGAGCATACACCTGAAAGTGGGCTCCAGTCAGATCCAGTTACCAATGAGTTTACTCAACTTCTTATGTCGATTAGCAATCACACCTCTTCCTATACCCAAGTTACTGAGCAGCAAATTGCCTCTAATTCATTCTTAAGACAACAATATGGTGTCCAGACCTGTCAAACTTCTAGTCATCAGCACAGAGCATCAAATGTTCAGCGACAATCAAACAACCAGACAACAGGCTCCACTTCTGGACTGCCTGAAAGCCGTCTTCAATCAGATCCATTAAAAATTGAAATGAATCAATTGCTTATGCTGCATGATATAATGACCAAGAGGCATCTATGTAAGGTTAGTTTATCAAACCCTTCTATTAATTTCTTATTTATCCTATGTTCTTAACAGTCAACTAGCATATTGACTTAGCAACTCTTGTGGTGATTATCTAATCAGTGTTTCCGCTTGGATTTGCTCAGCGGCAAAAAATCATCTTGGATTGTCAAATGGAGGTGGCTGAAGTTAAAAGGAAGTTTGATGAGCAATTCCATAATTTAGATATGGAATGGTTGCAGAAAAAGAAGAATATTGAGATACTCCAGGAGAAAATATGTAAGCAACAGATAGTAGCGGAGGCATTTCAGGCTCTACATAAGGCCTCTACTGGAGTTGCTTCATGCAGTCAAATAGGTACGCATTATTTATTGATCATTACCTCTTTCTTAACAAATAAAAACAGTGTTCATACTAATTTACATGAATTGGAGCCTTCATCTTCTGCCATTGTGCGTTCCATCAGAGATTGCATAAGCTTGTCGTTGCACTATCTACCCAAGTAACCATTAACATATAATTATGATTGATCAGTCCTGTCTTTTTATTAACAAAGTGTTATGATCCCTATTTCTTTGAGCAATATGATCAAGGTTTTTTTCACTAAGATTTATCGATACGATCAGTAATGATGAATGCTCATAAATTAGAGGAGGCTTATGTGTGTTTTCCTGTGAACATACAATTGGTTTGGTTGCAACACTGCATCTTAGTGAAATATTCAAATCTGGCTATTGCTACCAGATATCGGTAGATTTGGAGGAGCAAAACACCATTGCGGAGTAGTACACGTGTGCACAACACGTGATTAGCCTAAAATATATCCAGAAGATTACTACTTACTAGAAATGTTTAACAGATAAACTAAATTAACAATAATTCTGAGGATCTATTATCCTCTAATCTGAGCTATTCATATTAAGGATTTTGTGTTGTTTCTGTTTGATTTAACTAATGATTATAGGGCCATCATTTAATAAAGTTGTAATTTAATGGCAGTCAAGAGGATTTGAAGACGTACTTTCGAGCTAAGGGAATCCACAAATCGTACTGGTTAAATATTTGTTCTACATTTTTGCATTGGGCGTGATGAAAAGATAAAACATCTGAATTTGTTTAGTGGTATAGAAATAATTTCTGTAAAGCACATGTCCTGTGCTTGGCTGGCTTATTAGGCGAACAAAACATAGTCAATAATCTGGACTTCTGGAGTCATTCGTCGACAACTCCAATTGCTTGAATTTGTTGCCTAGCTGCTCTAGCCCCTGTTCCGCTAGGCGTCGATTAGCCGGCGATTAGGCGCGACTGCGCGCTGGGCGAAGCCCGTCGCCTCGCCTATGGGGGTAGTCGCCCATCtaggcgggcggaggtggcgacCGGCGCGGAGAAGCAAGGacaggggcggcggaggtggcgaccggcgcggaggaggcgggggcgggggtggcgacggcgcggaggaggctaGGACGGGGGCGGCGATGGCGCGGAGGAGGCTGGGACGGGGACCGCGACCGGCACGGTCGGGAAATCACCGTGCGGTGGAAGGGATAGGGTTGGGATGAGGTCCCTTAGAGATAAGGTTGCTGTACAAATTGGGCTTGGGCTGTTTTATGGGCCTTTTATGTAATATTTGGCCCACATGTGtcctgttttttcttttctaataaaCTTTTGTaggtaaaatatgaatggatatAGAACGCCTAGCAAAACGCCTAGCAACGCCTAGGCGCGATTAATCCCGCCTAGGCGCTAGGCTGAGGGTCAGCGCCTAGAATCCACCTAGCGCCTAGCAGAACCATGCCTCTAGCCGATCTATACGTCCCTCCATACCACTGTTTTTATGGAACCAAAAGAATATAACAGAAAATTTGCACTTTTAACCTTTTGGCATTGTGGTTCTTGCAATCTTGATAAATGGAAAAAAACAAACTCACTTTATGTCAAACCTTCACTGCACTAGCGAAGTGCAACACTACAATCCTGCTTGGATCCAAACTATCAAAGGGTGTGGTTGGCATTCTGGTCATTTTTGTGGATATACTATCTTTTGATGTATTGGAGACTTCCTTTAGGGGAGTTGCATTATGTTTTGATTCAAATATTCATGAATTAGACTGCTttgcaaagtaaaaaaaaagacattgtGAAATTATATCTTCTTGTCACTGATTGTTCAGACATGCAATTATGATAATATCATCTTTCTTATCCTACTCTGGAAGTGTTGTGTTCTCATCTGTAGATGGTTTAAGTAATAGATAAATTTTGTTCAATCCTGTTGATGTGCTTACCCTTTGTATTAGGTGCACCTACGAGAGAGCCTAATCAGCCATCAGGGCAGCAAGTTCTGCAGTTTTCTTCATCTGCAAGCATGTACTGTCACCTCAACATGCAGCGCAACCATCCACAAACAACTTCCTAAGACTGCCTGTTATGACCTTGCCACAGGCTGTAGCTAACACATCTGGCAGATCTGCAACTAGTTTAACACATGGTCCAAGTGGTCTGATGGGCGCTGGAGCTGCATACCATGCACCTCCTCCTCATCTCCAAGCCTTTGCAAATTTGTTGCGACCTTCTCATGCAACCTGACTGTCTACCCGTGGACTTCAGCTGACTTAGAAAGTTAGAAGTCGTGTTTCCTCTTGGATTTTGATGAGAGAGCGGTGTCAAACTGAATAGTTGTTTGGTTTGCATGCTGTTCATCAGATTAACAGTCTGTTGATTTCAGCACTTTCCACTAGTTGCTGCCTGATCAGTCACTGCGTATGTTTCTGGTTAAACTCAATCGTGAAACCAGAATTTTGCAGCTGACCCTGGTTCTCTGTTCTCCAGACTGGAGTTCGATCTAACTGGTTCAACTAGATTCTGTCTCATGTTGGTAAATGTACCTTAATAGTTTGGAGTCGCAGAAGACATAAGAAAGTTTCTTCTAAGTTTAACTGAGTTATGCTTTTATATCTCTCAGTAACCAGCATTCGACATCATTTGCAGACATATTTATGCCCCTACATTCTCAGGCAGGGCCCTGCACGAACCATTAATAGGAAAAAGAAATTTGGATGGGGAGCCCTGCAGCAACCTTGGCAAGGATTTGCCTGAATGTTTTCTGGCGCGCGAATTTCAAATCTGGCCATCTTTACCACTAACAGGTTGCTGATCAGCGCGTGAAAAACAATGGATTGAAACTTTCAGATTGCGATCGATCGTTTCATCACCCCTTGCTGCCATGCTACAGGCAGCATCTTAGAAGTTGTCTCGAATATCGCAGATTGATCGACCCATATTGTTCATTCCTAGAGAACTCGAGACGCAAGTGCAGAGAAAATGGAAAAACGGAGAGGATCAGAAGTAACAATCTATTATGCCAGGACTAGAGATGGCCAAAACTTCCATACTTTTTGACAAGTCGTTGCGCCATTGTAGCGCGCTCTACCTGACAAGTTCCTTTCAGAATTCTCGACCGTCCTGGACTAACTCTGAATGCCGTGTCGCCCTGCACGGCACGCACTGCAACCCTGCAAATGTAAGAAGTAGCAGAAAGAAAGCCTCGGTGTCTGTCCATGTTAGAGCGCCTAAACGGGAACCTCGAAGTGTCCTGTGAATGAAGAAAGAGGCTTTAGTAACTGACATCCTTCTTGGGCCAAAACTCAATGAAGCCtacggcccaaggcccaaaagGCGGTCATACACATATAGCCCAACCTTTTGTCCAAAGATCAGCCTCAGACGCCAAACTGCAAAAGAAAAAGTCATTTTCGCCTCCTTGAACTTTTAGCCGAGTCCGCTTTTCCTCTCTGACCTTTGAAACCGGTCGACCAGCCTTCTCGAACTCCTTAAACCGGTTGCAGGACCTCTTTGAGCAGGTTTGAGGgcggttttattatttttcttttatgtttattttaactgaatctttgaaaaatcatagtaaatcacaaaaaaatcataaaatagaaaatctaattttgttggactccacatgagtaggtatacgcagtgaatatattatatgatatactttaataattttttttgctatatctttagatatatacttttctataattaatttatagctacagttttcaTCATCCAAttattgtgaaatttttatgatgggctaatcattatatgattgagctttTATGATTATTGAATCATGTATAactgagttatagatttatctaggtttatttatagattcgtctagatttttctatagatttatctagtttatatagataaatctatagatcagtcaaacattatctaataattataaaatttttattacagctcaatcatataatgatatgtctgccataaaaatttcactataGTTGGACGACGAAAACTaaagctataaattaattacagaaaagtatatatctaaaaatataacaaaaaaattatactaaagtatatcatataatatattcactgcgtatatctactcatgtgaaatttaacaaaattggattttctattttatgatttttttgtgatttactataattttttaaaaatttagttaaaataaacataaaagaaaaatagtaaaaccgcCCTCAAACCCGCTCAAGGAGGTCCTGCGACCGGTTTTGGGAGTCTGTGGAGGCTGATCGTCCGGTTTTAAAGTTCA
This window of the Panicum virgatum strain AP13 chromosome 1K, P.virgatum_v5, whole genome shotgun sequence genome carries:
- the LOC120709304 gene encoding uncharacterized protein LOC120709304 — translated: MYSKETCKRPHQLEKLEIGRRGEEDKASHNPELEEGEFRKDEPSVVKLRSSAPISPERGSYQGGIANTVMPSKYSSIRDQSVNVRQSSSHRMYSKIHRQSYSPSSYIGSKERHEQRVRNCFSYHDYHHVLKKIEEVCSERLGKLLSHQNKDRMEFNITLKKLGFKFFQEHACSYRVHYERVIPTARYHRMKLPKLAFCILRKVFHRYMQSQIIKFVKLQIKDRNKEKRIKERWIYEATAGYLKKCFAETSLAYSGFEVEKLNCHVHAYSEGEQQLNYLDMQHLTIGIEEIASSRELEGSHTNKESDMFQPEPVIENLQSPLETNGGAEHCLSVDALEEIAIVGMSSQSNYAPTMESEKVGTQVTLSSPPQNKGEIMERSCSQFATDEPLVLDKATSADSENATLVFGENRSCTSPAVHALEGSCSRSKRKFPHGSDSNNHESTLCLQESQVERLPSVTANPMQEADIAGSKEVSSGDTSSFGQVTEQRSTIAASSTLVQPSTQPQLYDPTSQSAAQLYQPSGVNTFSVCTGLDSHGALNSQIQSANQMTPSSMVEHTPESGLQSDPVTNEFTQLLMSISNHTSSYTQVTEQQIASNSFLRQQYGVQTCQTSSHQHRASNVQRQSNNQTTGSTSGLPESRLQSDPLKIEMNQLLMLHDIMTKRHLCKRQKIILDCQMEVAEVKRKFDEQFHNLDMEWLQKKKNIEILQEKICKQQIVAEAFQALHKASTGVASCSQIGAPTREPNQPSGQQVLQFSSSASMYCHLNMQRNHPQTTS